AAGCATTCCTAAAGTAATGCgccagatattttcaggttgccTGTGCAGCACTTGAAGGTTTACTATCACAAACCCATTTCATCCCTCCAGGTATCCATTCAGTGCTAAGTGAAAAGAGGCATATTTTGATCAAAATATCTTGCCCATGGAAATGCTTCAtggaatatttgtttcagaaagGGCAGGAACACAGCATGGACACCCTCTcactggttttttttgttgccTGATGTAACATGTATGTTGTACACAAGAACAATGGAGAAACACTCATGGTATAATCGTATTTCAGTTATCAATTGTACTTTCAGGAGCATGTCAGACTGTACCAGTCATCGAACCTGGTCACCTCAGAACTCTTCAAGCGGAAAGACAGACATGTACCTATGTGGGCcaaggcagtgacaactgtcATAAAAAATTTCTTCTAGACATTATGCTGCTTTGAATTTAAGGGATGTGGCaatatacattttgtacattaattatttttgcaattaaaattttaaaagtGTGAACTGAATTATTTCTATGCTGTTTGGGCATTCTTCCTTGATTTAAGTGTTGGGAACATCACAAAATTACTCAGGCACCATTGAATCTCAAAACCCTGCACTGCCTGTTTTACTTATTTGATAGAGTTGGTTAGACTCACTGTAGAAGATGGTCAAATGTATGCAAAACTATGGCACAGTCAAAATCTGAACAATGAACAAGATTGGTGAGATATGCTTAACAGCCCGGTTAGGTTGAATCAAGAAGGGTGACATCCATACAGTCACAGACTTGGCATAATCTTTGTTCATACAGTAATCTATCACTGCATCGGGTAGCTACTCTCAATGGTAGTTATGATGATCTAAGGAGAAGTAGACATCGCTCATTTAGTTGAAGTCGACATGTAAAATTCTATGTTCAGTAAAGATTTGAAATGTTGATAGGAGTAAAGTTTCTTCGACTTAGTAATCCATGCATGCCATTCTGCAGAAAACACAGAGCTTGTATAACTAGAGGACGGAAATAACATGATGTCATAGTTAAAAGACACCcaatatatatactatatattatatattatgtatttcacttctaaatgcccttcaaagactaaACCCAATATTGTAATGTAATGGATGATTACACAACATACAGTTTATTTCGGTCAGCTGGATACAATCCCATATCAACTAATCCTTGATTGgtaattatgttatgttatccACATTGCTACACTACACCAGGGAGGCtatagttgtagattatccctgactACACTTATGAGCTACTCCAATGTATATATAGCTCTCCTGTGTCAGTGATTGTGGGTAACATGTAGCATGATCAAAGGTCTTACAGGACTAGTCTGGCCCCAGTCACTGCTAATTCAAAAGAATTATATTGGAATGATGGGTTTTGTACCCTCTGTATGTTGTAAAATCATTTAAGAACATTCATGCCATGTTTAGAATGAACAGAGTTACAATGAAGAACAGAACAGGTAGTTGTGGGCAAATGTACCTTACAGTTATGTTGCCTTAAACAACCGTTGGTTGGGATAACGTTGGAGTGGGCTTTATTCCATCATTAGGTACATGATGGGTTTTCGTCATTAAGTCAGACAAGGTACCGGGGCAGTGAGCGGCATGCAAACCCGTGGGAGCACGGTGACACGCTGTGGCCTTAACCTGTCGCCCTCCACACGGGTAACACGGGTATTCGGCGTTACGTGTGTACACTTTGAATACTAGGCAACCCACCATTTACTGCAAACAAAAGCTGGTCTGTTTTCAGAGTTGATTAGTTTGTTTTGGTGACttttttttatgataaatacCTCCAGTCTCGgcaatgttccaactatatACAAAGGCGGGCAGTAACAAATCAAATCAGGTTCTAATGAACATGTCGTTGATAGTAACCCCCGCCAAGCTGATCTCCGACCCATTCAGTTTGTTGTCCTTGATACGACAGGtctacagtctgtttgcagtgaaaacgtaccgatgaatttcactttaaacaaaaacctaaatcaaagtgaaacaaatattaGCGAATACTCACATTCTTCCCTTGCCAACTGAactaaatctcagaattttattcaacttaagatgaaagttgtttagCCATCAATAGTTTCAAGTCGCTGCTGTTGCTTTGTATAGCAAGGGGGTATGCACCAGAACAAGCCGGGTTGGTCTAAGCAGAGACTACGTGTGACTAGCACGCACCATGTACCGCACAcgcatttgtttcactgataCACCTACTGCGCTTACTCGCAACAggcacagagtgagtgagttgagttttacgccccactcagcaatattccagctatacggcgacgGTCTgtgtataatcgagtctggaccagacaatccagtgatcaacaacatcagcatagATGTGCGCAATTAGGAAGCGatggcgtgtcaaccaagtcagtgagcctgaccacccggtccctttagtcgcctcttacgacaagcatagtcgccttttatggcaagcataaacGGTTCTGTCCCCAAACTTCCACATCCCAAAACATCCACAATCGCAATACTACATGCATTGTTAAAACAACACTCCTCATCTCCCCTTTTTAGGTAGCAGGATAGCCCAGGATGTGCATTGAACTGAAGTATCACATGGcaatcctgaccacctgatttttttctgataatATCTTGTATATGGGCGTAACTGAAGAGTACAGGAACTTTGGAGGAAGTGCGCTTCATTTTAAAGCCTTAAACTGGTAAACGGGGAACTGTAGAGAAGGAGAGACTTAGAGAAGAGAGCAGTTAGTTAATAAAACTAATACAGAAAGTGCTTCATGTTATGGTCATTGAAGGTTTAGCGAAAGTGGAGTTTGTATTGTCTCAAAAATGAACGCAACAGACCCAAATGAAGGGCTACTTGTACAACAGGCACGTTGTTATACAGTCGTGCACTCATTGGGGCGAGTGGGTGacacatcggcattatttcaaccatatcgtgacgaaaaccgCACATAGATATAACATATAAAATCCTGTcaaacgaaggacagtaaaagtactAGATCATCACAAAGTGATTTAAAAGTAGCTTgcaaatatctttaaaagtagAAAGCTATTTCTGGACAAAACAGAGTAAATATGGGTTATTTagtgccaacaactgaagatagatcaccatcctagggtccatgcatatgcatggggacttacagtacttttactacctgcatggacgGGACACACATTGGCAAGTACAAAGTGTAAGGGGAAATGTTCCACTGTAGGTGCGTTTTGTGGGAATTCTACCGAACACTTCCATCTCCAAGAAGATTCCAACGTCAGATTCATAAGCAACATAAGAGGAAGAGATTACACAGGTACACACATTGTATGGTGATGAAGTGGAAGTTTTCACTGTGGTCAAGGTATATGGAGGAGAATACAGCAGCTGGGTCTTTCTGTGACATACAACAAAGACCCTGATGTGAGAAAATGGGCGAGAAGAGCTTGTGGTTTggccttccttccttccttccttcctccTGATGCTGTTCACGATACTCGACAGGAGATAATGGATGCTTCCCTAGATGTTCTACGAGTGGGAGAGTTTAGTGGGTTTATTCCCGGAGAGGCCCTTCCCAGAGTGGCCCCTGGGTTTTCACGCCTTGTAAACGACCCTTCCGACAGTGGCCCCTGAACAATTACTTGTTCCTACACTAGCCCCTCTTAATCCAATCCGCTTAATTACCAACTGTGTTGAACTAACAAGGGAGGTGTGATGCTTTGAAGGAGCTCTGGCGAAAGTCTTTTAAGGTTCATTTACATAATTCATGCCTTTACATTAACATATCAGTATATCCTCACATACTCACTTTGAGAAGTGAGCAACAAGTCAACACACAAGTCATGTCACAGTCATATGTTCAGTCGAGCAATGACCCACAAACTAACAAATAGGAAGCCATGTAACATCTCGCACATGATATGTTCAAATCCAAGCCGGTATTTCCGATTGTTCACTCCTGCAACACGTCGACGTTTAGCCGGTTGATGTCCACCTTCAACTTGGAGAAGTATGCCAAGAGGTCTGAGTGTTCTTCTTTGAAGAGCAGGATCAGTTCATAAATGTTCAGGTGTGGTTTAAATCCCGTTTTGAAAGTTGGCTGTTGTATGTCTCGTGGTTGTTGTTTGTTCTGTGAGTCACATGACGGAGGTGGCACCAAAAAGAGATGGGATAATGTCCAGAGATCCACGTGTCTCTAAAGTGATGAACGTGTAGCACAGAGCGAGAGCAGGAGTAAATGAAACGACCATGCATGTCATATCCTGCCGAGACTTTTGATATTGGCAAGAAGGCACGTCTAATAGACATCCGAAACCAGCTACGAACATTCTCTGTAGATTTTTCACTTAATCTGAAAGCACTGGCAAGTGCTAGCTCTTGTATCTTTCTCCACAGTGCTTAACCGAAATGGACTAGGCATCCTCTCAAAGTTGTGTTCGGCAGGTGTGAACTTACAACATTGTGCACAGCTAGTTCAAAGATTACAATAATGTAGACGTCAGCTACATTGCCAACTCATGGCAACTTTTAACTTGTTTCTGGTGTCTTTGGCAACGAGTTAGAAGTAGtggtaaacaaaaaacaaacaaaaaaaaccccaagaaaCGGGagattgaaacaaaacaaatcaaaataaaaaagtaaTACGGGTCATTTTGTTGAGCTTTTAGGAGGTTTACATTCGACTGAGACAGACTGTCTGATGACAGGCATTCTTATACAGCATTCCCTGTAAATCATTTTGACGTGAGATTCCTTTTAATTTCTGAAATAAAAGAATGCACTATTTTCTAATTGAGTTTTAGAAAATCTGCCAGCACTGAtcttattataggatatttatgtcCAGAAAAGTAGTGCTTGCCCAAGGCGATAGCCACTGATAAGCAAAAACTTAACAAGAGCATGCATTTAAATCTCAGTCATGTTATTGCTATCCAATGTCTCTCTTGGTAGATGTGAAGCTTGAAATCTGGATGCAAGCTAAGATGGCGACCTTCTGATGTTACTGGCAAATGTGTGTACATGATGTTTCAACAGACAAAATTCACCTACCTACCTAGTTACGTACATATAGATGTACCATGACCCCGGTCTCAGAGTCAGACTTGCAATATCAATGGCTCAAGACCGTTTGACATTTCTGTTCATGTAGGTAAAATATTTGAGTTTTCAAAAATAGTTGTCAAAGCAAAAATATTGAATCAAGCacggtgaggtgaggtgaggtgaggtgaggtgggcgtttaacgtcgtacttaagaatatttcgctcatataacctgcatgcgtgtgtatgtagcTGCTGGTACTAGCTCATGGGACATCGAGACAATGcaacaacgcgacaatgtcccttctcggattctaTATAGGcttaaccatgtcaacaggCGGCAGTGACTGCCGGGGAACAGTGTTAGCCACCACTTCAcagttttatttaatgtgtCCCTTTCGCATCTACTAATACTTATACATTGGGGGCCTTATCTTTATAGAAACAtgcgcggtggggtagcctagtggtgaaagagTTCGCTCGTTACGTCGAAGACCtgtgggcacagtgtgtgaagcccatatctagtgtccaccgccgtgatattgctaaaagcggcttgcTCACTTACCATACTCACttagtctaagtaaacgtatcctcagtccttttcgttacactccactactgagtctcagtggtggagttaaacgaaatacactgagacgaggTTTACCTAGACtgcatactcacttactcattcgcTCAATGGGAAATGAAGAAAACCCAAACTCCATTACACCGCCTGTAGCTCTTTCACGCCCCATTTGAATGCTACAATCATAGATGTCCCAATCCCCACCTACTGTCCAAGTTATTGACTTCGAGGATCGATGGAGCCTCCTATTAAATAACATTGTCGCTAAATGCAATTTATATTTTCAGTTGTCTTAAAACGTATTGCTTTTGCATATGGTCTTGTGTTTGGTGTATTTTTTCTAGATTTCTTTTTAATACGCACTGAGAATCGCGCACTGACACACAGTCGGGGTTCACAGTTTAATTATCGATCTTAACTcgtattatgtttttttttctaacgCAGAAGAAACAGTCTTTAATTATCATGTTTCTAGCCAAAGACTACTAAAACATCTCTCTGACATATAAACAGTTACATTTAAACAGAGAGATCGTTcgataaaaaatatgtacagtgtttgttgtgtgaaCCTTGTCATACAACTAGAGGAAACAGTGACATCCAGCAATTATGTGTGACATTCAAAAACATATAATTCGACAATAAATATCATGTTAAGATGTCAGATGTAGGATATACGTACACACATGTCACATTTCCGTGTTGTATTTGGACATTCTGTTTCAGACTCAGATGTAGGCGCACCCAAACACTGATGACCTCTgaatattattgtatcaaccTCACATCTGTAACCTGAAATGTGGCTATATCTTAACTCAGTCGctaaaattttacatttaaaCGCACGTGGTGTTATATTTACCTTATTGTTTGATAATGAGAATATGGAATTTAAGCTATCAggcaaagaaaataaattgtcGACGACTTGAACCAGTTACGTACTTAAGATTGTGACATTATCAAGCAAATGTTGGAAGAGAGACTTTCTGGCAGTCTAGAATAAACATGGCGGCCACCAGTAAGCATGTTTCCGAAGTTCATCTCAAGTACAACACCCCACTTGTGTCAAGATATGCCAGTCGGGAAATGGTGTATAACTTCAGTGACAAAAAGAAATTTTCAACTTGGAGACAGCTGTGGTTGTGGTTAGCTAAAGCTCAACAGGTAAATTTAGTATTTACAGTCCTCGTCCACATCCCGCTCTTTCTTATTTTATTAGTAAGTGGCGTGGTTGGTGTATTTACTCAGTAATACATCGTCAGTTATAATGAGTCACAAGTGTATGTTGTAATTTGAAAATTATTCCTGGCTCATACCAAACAAGGCAGAGGCGGTCCAGTTGTCGTTATTGAAAAAAAGAGTATTTACGTTCATCATTTGTAGACTTGCTCAAAATTGGTTTGCCGTTACGGGTGAGACTCCATGCAGCGATATATCCGCCAACATGAATGCAGTAGAAGGTAGTACGCGTCGCAGTGGAGTGAATATTGTCATCTTGATGTTCAAGCCTGGCAGTTTTGATACCCAGagggatggtgtgtgtgtgtgtgtgtgtgtgtgtgtgtgtgtgtgcgtgcgtgcgtgcgtgcgtgcgtgcgtgtgcaggggTCCCTTTTGCGCTTAAAATTTgttaaaagaaaacaaagttTGCACCCCTAGTTTTCTCAAAAAGCTCTATCAGCCCCTGTGAACcattcacattttcataaaatatttgcaTTCGCATCATTGATGTTTCTGTAATGATGTTTTGTATGTAAATGGATATATCTTTTatattattttgcaaaatacCATTTTGCAGATAAAAGCAGGGTTATTCCAATAATTGTCCATAGATAAACTCCACCTGAAGCCATGAACAAAGTCAGTCCCGTTATGGAGACTTGAGCCTCATTCTGGAGCTCATGCATTTCTTTCAAAAGCTGAATTACGTTGTCTGGGATCCATATTAAGGATATCTATTGCATGccaagaaaatgtgtttatttcatcTGATCACATCTTTATGCTAATTGTACTCGGTTGTCAAATATTCATGTTATATTaatatgaaattttgttttgaattctGTTGCTTTCCAGCGACTTGGTTTGAACATCATGGATGAGCAGCTCTCAGAAATGGGGAGTAACCTTGAGAACATTGACTTTGAGATGGCTGCAGAGCAGGAGAAACGAGTCCGTCATGATGTTATGGCACATGTCCACACATTTGCTGCCTGCTGCCCTAAATCTGCGCCAATCATACATCTTGGAGCAACCTCAGCCTACGTGGGAGACAATACCGTGAGCAAGCTTATTTGCTCTTTGTTTACCGGTGTTCTATGTGATCTATAGCATTGTTTCAATACCAAGGATCAGGTTACAAATGACTTTCAGCAACCAGATTGCTGAGACTAGATGATCAgaattgctgacttggttgatgcatgtcatggtatccctgtTGCGTAGATTCAtactcataatatcagtcacttgattgttctGTGTTTTGTCCAGAGTTTGAAGAAAACTCAGGATGAAATTCACTTTAACATGTTCTGATTTGTATACTATTTCAGGACTTGATAGTCATGAGGGATGGTTTTAAAATCCTTCTCCCAGAGGTATGTACACATATTATTGTTCAGTAAGTTAATTATACAAGCATTTCCAATATGATAAAAACAGTATGAAAACATGCGCATAATAAATTAAGCAGATGAATTTGACAAATAATTAAGTATGGTTGCTACAATTATGTCATTAGTTTTAGTGCTGTGATGAACCTGTTTGTTGTCAGCTTGCTCGATGTATTGAGAGACTGTCCAACTTCGCCAGGGAAAACAGTGCTCTACCATGTCTGGGTTATACGCACTTACAgtaagtatacatgtatttgcatgTGATGCTCTGATGATGTTGTACTATCATGACTAGTTTGAATCACATCTCACAAAGTTATCcagtttcttttaaaagtaATATTTTGTTTGGTGTATATTCTGTTTGATCTTTTCCACtcctatatatcaatatatctcCAGCTGTATCAAAGTAGAATTTCATTGTTCATATACTGTTAATGCTGCAATATGCTCAAGCAAATTGAATTTCAGGATGTCCAGtgttctgttgttttttaataTCCAACTTAAGGAGAGGTATTTCTAAAATATAAATGCCCTAGTGTGATGAAGATAAGGGTAAATGTGACTTTAGTTGTGCCAGGTGCCCATGTTAAAAGCCACACAGTTTAGTATACAACACCAAGAACCATTCTTCTCTTGTTTTTCTTAAGTGTATGTTTATGTGtcaatttattttttatgactTTTGAACTAGTAAGGGATGAAATCTCTGTTAGAAAAcatcatatatatgtacatacatgttaATGCAGTGTTCATGAACAGTGTTACAAGGTAACAAGACAAAGGGTCCTGTAAGTATCAGATGTCTGGCTGATCCACTGAAAATTCATAGGACCCATAGAATAAAAAtttaacacacatttcagatttaatatTTCTCACAGTTGGCACTGAATTATTATTTAGAGTAAAATTTATAAACATCAGTCAAGTGTGACATGTCACATACAATAGCCTCAGTTGATGtcataatgaaaaatatacagCTGGACACTGGGGCCGGCAGGTTGCAACTTCCATCAGAGTGTTGGCAATATCTGCTAGATTTGTTGGACAGTCaaacactattcgtgaacactggttAATGTACATGAATCAAATCCCCCAAAATACTAACGTAACTTTTTAATGTGGATTCCAGTGAACAGCAGCACTGCTGCCATTAGGCCATACACAGTATCTCACACAGGAATTAGTTCAGTTTTCTGTGATATATAATATAAGTGAGGCCTGAGAAAAAGGCTTTTCTGCTCATAGAAAACAGTCATGCAATATCATGTCAGGAACCTTGATGCTGTCTACCATGTTTTGTGTCCCTGTCATCAGACCTGCACAGTTGACAACTGTGGGGAAACGTGCGTGTCTTTGGATACAGGATTTACTCATGGATCTCCGCAACCTCCAGCGTGCTCTCAGTGACCTGCGATTCAGAGGGGTCAAGGGCACCACCGGCACACAGGCCAGCTTTCTTGCACTGTTTGATGGAGATGAGTCTAAGGTATGTCCAACATTGAAATCAGAGTCAAGCAGACGTGGTAAAAAAGAGGGAACAAGTGAGTAGTGGTAAAAAAAAAAGAGTGAACAAGTGAGTAAAATGTTTAGCCATAATAAGTATACTGATTTCATGAAAACTACATGGTTAGCTGGGGTGTGGAGTTAAATGTGGGAGTATATCAGGTGAATAAGCAACATACACCTTTCACAGAAAGAACATGAAAAGTCAAAATCTCTCAAAGTTGGCACCACAGAGAATAGAATGTCCGCTTGGAAGATCGAATCTAGTTTGTTTTGGCTGTGACATACCAAAAGGTGTATAAATGTTGCAGTTGTTACTCTGTCTGGCTCTTGGCATTCACCAGGTCTGCTGTGGTCCAAGTCGTTGTGATGTGTGGGATCGTGTTGTATAGGGAGGGGGGGCTGTGATGGTCAGACATTTTACCCTTGCAGATGGGTTTTGATCACAATGTCCACACCTGGGATATCTGCTCCATTCTCCATGGTTTACCAAATGTGTTCATGTGTGGAAGTGTGGAGCTGAACATCACATAAACAAGCACTGTTAATCCCTTATATGTATGAGATAAGAAGTGTCTAGTCTGTGAGAAAACATTTGTATGTGACAGAACATGTATAAAATTTCATACATTTATGAGTTCTGCTAACTTACGTCAGTAAAGACTGATAATGAATTAGGTTGTATTTTAAATATGACAAATAAAACTAACCAAATGTTTTGTTAAATTAGGAGGAAGTTTGTTGCAGAAAAAAAGTATTATATTTCAATTCTTTTGagaacatatattttgatatctaATGACTGTAACTTCCGTCCCTTCGTACATTTTCCCTGCACCATTCTTGTGTACACCTTTTATGTAATGCAGATACAGAATGAAAGCACACATTTTAAGAAACATTCACTTTTTGTATCATGATTCTATTTCACCAATTTCACAGGTGTCTCAGCTTGATGACTTGGTAACGAAGGCAGCAGGCTTTACAAGGTAGCAAGCCTCATTACATTTTGTTAACAGTTTCAGTTCAATTACTCTTTCAGTAGATTATGAGGTAATAGATAGACATTTTAATCAGTAAAATCCATTCGcccaaaatacatacatacagcagtACATTTGACCTGTGCACACAGACAGTTGTATATATCAGTAAACATAGGAATagtaaagtgtttgctcatcatgctgaaaaccaGTGTTTGATTCACTCATGGATAcgatgtttgaagcccatttcaggtgttccccaccatgatattgctggatgatataaaagctgcataaaaccacactcactaacGCTATTCCCAGTAGTAATAATATGTAACATTGAAAACTAGGTGgtttaacatgtttaacaatgtgtaacagtgttagTGTCAGCTAATGGTTTAACAATGCTTGACAGTGATACTCCCAGCAGTTTAACAATGTGTAACAGCACTGCAGTCAGGGTTAATGGTTTAACAATGTGTTTCTGTCAGTGTATTGGGTTAACAATATGAAGCAGTGTTTCTGTCAGTGTATTGGCTGAACAATATGAAGCAATGTTTCTGTCAGTGTATTGGGTTAACAATATGAAGCAGTGTTTCTGTCAGTGTATTGGCTGAACAATATGAAGCAATGTTTCTGTCAGTGTATTGGCTTAACAATATGAAGCAGTGTTTCTGTCAGTGTATTGGCTTAACAATATGAAGCAATGTTTCTGTCAGTGTATTGGCTGAACAATATGAAGCAGTGTTTCTGTCAGTGTATTGGCTTAACAATATGAAGCAATGTTTCTGTCAGTGGTTTAACATTGTATAACAGTTCTTTTGTCAGTGTTagtgttttaacaatttgtaacAATGTTCCTGCCAGTGTTTAGTCGTTTGACAGTGTTTCTGTCGTGTAACTGTTAATAGTTATATGCATACATTACTGCACACAAATATGTGGCCTTGTCCTCCTCAGTCACTTCCGGATCTGTGGCCAGACGTACAGCAGGAAGGTGGACGTTGACTGTCTCAGTACGCTGGCCAGTCTCGGGGCTTCTGTCCATAAGGTAGGTGGTCACAAGTGACAACAAGTAACACATTTGATTGCACCTAGATTTGTAGCTTGCAAAGGTTTTCTAGTAAAAACTGATTGCTAACAAGTTCATCTCCCAAGTTCTAAGTTAAGTGCATATTCACACACTTTGGCTTAATTAAACTTGACAGAATAATGACATTGATTGTCCTGATCAGTTTGCTATTCTTGGATCAGAGCTATGTCTCCAGACATACTATCATAAAATGGAAGTAATATTGTACTCATTTATACACATAAGTGTTCTGTATTGTTCTGCAATACAACCTCAACCATATGGACATAAGGTACTCATCTATATATTGAACCTAATGAAGACACCAGATTGCTCATTGCCTCCTGTGACTGATGCATGGTGATCACATGCAGTGGCTTGTATCTTTGCATGTCATTTTGTCTTGTCGACATAATGTTTCCTCAGAATATCTATCAGTGGTCTGTGTGACTTTTCAACATGGATAGAGATGAGAGAACATTATGAGTGACATGTTAGTGTACAGCAgtctaagggaagtaactttAGATACTATGTTTGTGGTATGATTGTTGGAAGTTGATTTCCTATGATTATTATCAGTAGGGTTGTCCAATGTTCTTTAGAGaataatatgaaatattgcttatTTAAATTTTTGCAAATGGATGAAACAAGGTGTAGACAATTTTTTGATGCCTTGTACAGTCTTATTACGTTCTCTATCATGAATTTACATCTTCCTGTGGCTGTAATTAGTCTCACTGAGGTTGGAGATTCTTTTCCACAGGTCATACGTTTGTTAGTTTGATATAATGTAGCACAACAAAGTGACGCATATATGTTAGGATAACTGTCGATAGGTAAAATAAGCAAAGGTATGAACTGTCCGGCTATTCTAATGCTTACAACATTGACATAAGgtaatatttactcactcactcaatcaagcAACCTTCAGTGACATTGGTTCTTGATTCCTACATTATATTCATGTTAAATATGATATATCATATCCATCTGTTAAATTCCATAGTCAATACCAGTCAGATCCTCAATAGAGGAGGAAGGAAAAGAATCCTCTTTACCAAGGCATTGCAGCCCTAATGGTCATATCTTCACCCTTTAAATGAATGTAATCACTATAtttcatcagagaccatataatatctgttatatggtctctgttttgATAAAACCCAGATGGCATACATGGTGGCAATGCCAGTTAAGACATGAAAGGTGCTGGGGCTGCTTCACAAGGTTCAGCCGTGTTATTTATTGATGACATGTATGCATTGCAACTGATTTGTGTGCTTTCTGAAAGATATTTGTGTCAAGATATCTCATTGTCATTGTCCATGTTACCAGGTTTGACAAATTTTGGGGTCAGGCAGTCATGAGAAACAAATTAATTTCATGTGGCCTTATCGACAGCTGAGATGGTCTGAGTAGGGTTCAGTttatccttgatatctccactATAGTAGAGTCAAGATAATCAAGGTGGGTTCAACTCATTTCACTTTCAAACAAACTTAACACTAAATCACAAATTATGAGACGTAACATAAGCAGGTCtgaccatattttcaaattgaaaatagtcAGCTAGCCGTGGGTCACAAGTCCACTTACTCCCACCATTTTAGCTGGTTTCCCATTGACAACCCTTGGTCATACAGAAGAATAGCCCAGTCCCCATCCTCCCTAACTCCTGCCTTCTGAAACCTCCACATATTCTGCTCCTCGCACTTGACTCAT
The nucleotide sequence above comes from Haliotis asinina isolate JCU_RB_2024 chromosome 5, JCU_Hal_asi_v2, whole genome shotgun sequence. Encoded proteins:
- the LOC137285270 gene encoding adenylosuccinate lyase-like, which codes for MAATSKHVSEVHLKYNTPLVSRYASREMVYNFSDKKKFSTWRQLWLWLAKAQQRLGLNIMDEQLSEMGSNLENIDFEMAAEQEKRVRHDVMAHVHTFAACCPKSAPIIHLGATSAYVGDNTDLIVMRDGFKILLPELARCIERLSNFARENSALPCLGYTHLQPAQLTTVGKRACLWIQDLLMDLRNLQRALSDLRFRGVKGTTGTQASFLALFDGDESKVSQLDDLVTKAAGFTSHFRICGQTYSRKVDVDCLSTLASLGASVHKICTDIRLLANFKELEEPFEKDQIGSSAMAYKRNPMRSERCCALSRHLMCLIQDPLMTVSVQWMERTLDDSANRRISLAEAFLTADCVLCTLQNIFEGLVVYPKVIEKRVKQELPFMATENIIMAMVKAGGNRQDCHEEIRVLSQAAGSVVKQEGRDNDLVERIRASQYFAPIHAQLDALLDPSSFIGLAPKQVLDFLDSEVVPALAPYTDQMSGSVQLTV